A genomic window from Macaca mulatta isolate MMU2019108-1 chromosome 19, T2T-MMU8v2.0, whole genome shotgun sequence includes:
- the GADD45GIP1 gene encoding large ribosomal subunit protein mL64, which yields MAASVRQARSLLGLTATLAPGSRGYRARPPPRREPGPWWPDPEDLLTQRWQLGPRYAAKQFARYGAASGVAPGSLWPSPEQLRELEAEEREWYPSLATMQESLRVKHLAEEQKRQEREQHIAECMAKMPQMIVNWRQQQRERWEKAQADKERRARLQAEAQELLGYQVDPKSARFQELLQDLEKKERKRLKEEKQRQKQEARAAALAAAAAQDPAASGAPSS from the exons ATGGCGGCGTCCGTGCGACAGGCACGCAGCCTGCTAGGACTGACGGCGACCCTGGCCCCGGGTTCTCGTGGCTACCGGGCGCGGCCGCCCCCGCGCCGCGAGCCGGGACCCTGGTGGCCAGACCCCGAGGACCTCCTGACCCAGCGGTGGCAGCTGGGACCGCGCTACGCGGCTAAGCAGTTCGCGCGTTACGGCGCCGCCTCCGGGGTGGCCCCCGGTTCGTTGTGGCCGTCGCCGGAGCAGCTGAGGGAGCTGGAGGCCGAAGAACGCGAATGGTACCCAAGCCTGGCGACCATGCAGGAGTCGCTGCGGGTGAAGCATCTGGCCGAAGAGCAGAAGCGTCAGGAGAG GGAGCAGCACATCGCAGAGTGCATGGCCAAGATGCCACAGATGATTGTGAACTGGCGGCAGCAGCAGCGGGAGCGCTGGGAGAAGGCCCAGGCTGACAAGGAGAGGAGGGCCCGACTGCAGGCTGAGGCCCAGGAGCTCCTGGGCTACCAAGTGGACCCAAAGAGTGCCCGCTTCCAGGAGCTGCTCCAGGACCTAGAGAAGAAGGAGCGCAAGCGCCTcaaggaggaaaaacaaagacagaagcagGAGGCGCGAGCTGCTGCATTGGCTGCAGCTGCAGCTCAGGACCCAGCAGCCTCTGGGGCACCCAGCTCCTGA